A stretch of the Planktothricoides raciborskii GIHE-MW2 genome encodes the following:
- the minC gene encoding septum site-determining protein MinC, producing MTSDTSVPLSETISQENSTNIPATNISAETPPEKELEQPETSSTEEQVTEDKSAEEPDFFIAIDPNLQPRFTTKDGKLLLILPREIRAKDGDTPLNDWMEMWQALKHRLNGGDRFWQANTSVYLMAQDRLLDVRQLQAIADALSEVQLNLSRVYTARRQTAVAAATAGYSVEQRINLAAFNPSNNAPVQALADPLYLETTIRSGVEIRHEGTVVIRGDVNPGGSVVADGDILVWGRLRGIVHAGARGNNESIIMALEMEPTQIRIGDYVARSPESPPEFYPEVAYVSPEGIRIAGALDFAKSSSSATEL from the coding sequence ATGACTTCTGATACTTCTGTTCCATTGTCGGAAACCATTTCCCAGGAAAACTCTACCAACATCCCAGCCACCAACATCTCTGCAGAAACCCCTCCAGAGAAAGAACTGGAGCAACCGGAGACCTCCTCGACGGAGGAGCAAGTGACTGAGGATAAATCAGCGGAGGAGCCAGATTTCTTCATTGCGATCGATCCGAACTTGCAGCCTCGATTTACCACCAAGGATGGAAAACTCTTGCTAATTCTGCCCCGAGAAATCCGAGCAAAAGATGGCGATACACCATTGAATGATTGGATGGAGATGTGGCAAGCCCTAAAACACCGATTAAATGGGGGCGATCGCTTCTGGCAAGCCAATACCTCCGTCTATTTGATGGCTCAGGATCGGTTGCTAGATGTGCGACAATTGCAGGCGATCGCCGATGCCCTTTCTGAAGTGCAATTAAACCTCAGTCGGGTTTACACTGCTCGCCGTCAAACCGCTGTGGCAGCGGCAACCGCTGGCTATTCCGTCGAACAGCGCATCAACCTAGCGGCCTTTAATCCCAGCAACAATGCCCCAGTCCAAGCCCTCGCCGATCCTCTTTATCTAGAAACGACCATTCGTTCTGGGGTAGAAATTCGCCATGAAGGAACCGTGGTGATTCGCGGGGATGTCAATCCGGGGGGTTCCGTGGTCGCTGATGGAGATATCTTAGTCTGGGGCCGTTTGCGGGGCATTGTCCATGCAGGAGCGCGGGGCAATAATGAATCAATCATTATGGCCTTGGAAATGGAGCCCACCCAAATTAGAATTGGCGATTATGTTGCCCGTTCTCCAGAAAGTCCCCCGGAATTCTATCCAGAAGTGGCGTATGTATCCCCAGAGGGTATTCGCATCGCTGGAGCTCTGGATTTTGCCAAATCTTCTTCCTCGGCAACGGAATTATAA
- a CDS encoding ISAs1 family transposase produces MTKGFASADQLPQPPQPRISDQPTLTSLNEIQANLLNYVASVPDPRVARTQKHNLKDILVIAILAVIGGDQGWEDIECL; encoded by the coding sequence ATGACAAAGGGTTTTGCATCGGCAGATCAACTTCCTCAACCCCCTCAACCTAGAATATCTGACCAACCAACCTTAACTTCTCTAAACGAAATCCAAGCCAATTTATTAAATTATGTAGCTTCTGTTCCCGATCCGAGAGTGGCAAGAACCCAAAAACACAACCTTAAAGATATTTTAGTCATTGCTATTTTAGCTGTGATTGGCGGTGATCAGGGGTGGGAAGATATCGAATGTTTATAG
- a CDS encoding helix-turn-helix domain-containing protein translates to MLGTKVRFIQNLSPETQRLLERIYQESKRTQVRARAHCILLSFSGFRREQLIDIFGVSRRTIHYWFQKWETQKLVGLYDRAGRGRKPKLSSSQKEQVKEWVKSEPKT, encoded by the coding sequence GTGCTTGGTACTAAAGTGAGATTTATTCAGAATTTAAGTCCAGAAACCCAAAGACTTCTAGAAAGAATTTATCAAGAAAGCAAGCGGACTCAAGTGCGAGCCCGAGCCCATTGTATTCTATTAAGTTTTAGCGGTTTCAGGAGAGAGCAACTCATCGACATATTCGGAGTCAGCCGCCGTACCATACACTATTGGTTTCAGAAGTGGGAAACTCAAAAATTAGTAGGATTGTATGACCGGGCAGGCCGAGGCAGAAAACCCAAGTTGTCATCATCCCAAAAGGAACAAGTGAAAGAGTGGGTGAAGTCGGAGCCGAAAACTTGA
- a CDS encoding DUF2157 domain-containing protein — protein sequence MVSEKFRHELRKESQQWQAEGLISSRQYEELSQRYRFNQLDSAASDRFISILIGLGCILLGLGAITFVAANWQDWSRNFRVILLLAVFLTVNISGFYLWRQPTRNPGKKRLGHGLLLFGSLILGANIALMSQLFHQSGPIYELFLYWSLGVLPMAFALRLTSLGVFAQILLGISYFSELTDYGRIEEFGFSQILINHLPISLSLLFVPLAYWCGSRVIFALASIGITLSFMIGINPFALGTNGGGILAAIAFTIPPALLWGYRDDLWKFTRIWIARMPALNEYSFQAISRAIALCFFAIFLYFFSFHGVWDRWLWSDPSVTEIEKFRQFLPDVFLLSVFAFMGWLQIFKQPQNLNPFQTLNINNGMILILMSVINILLIVHLNITPILPIATIAINILLAWFAIGLIRDALTLVKRTTFWYGMVLLVLQITSRMFEYDTELLLKAIVFVICGVAIIAAGLWFERQLKAAKAKASLPESI from the coding sequence ATGGTTTCAGAAAAATTTCGCCATGAATTACGCAAAGAATCTCAGCAATGGCAAGCGGAAGGATTGATTAGTTCCCGGCAATATGAGGAATTATCCCAACGCTATAGATTTAATCAGTTAGACTCCGCCGCCAGCGATCGCTTTATTAGTATCTTAATTGGTTTAGGATGTATTCTCCTGGGTTTAGGGGCGATCACATTTGTCGCCGCAAATTGGCAAGATTGGTCACGAAACTTTCGGGTTATATTACTGTTGGCCGTATTTTTGACCGTGAATATCAGCGGCTTCTATCTTTGGCGACAACCGACCCGTAACCCTGGAAAAAAACGCTTGGGTCATGGATTATTACTGTTCGGGTCGCTAATTTTAGGGGCAAATATAGCCCTAATGTCCCAGCTTTTTCACCAAAGCGGCCCCATTTACGAGCTATTTTTATATTGGTCATTAGGTGTCTTACCAATGGCTTTTGCTCTCCGGTTAACTTCTTTAGGAGTTTTCGCCCAAATTCTCCTGGGAATCAGCTATTTTTCAGAACTGACAGATTACGGTCGAATCGAAGAGTTTGGTTTCTCGCAAATACTGATAAATCATTTGCCGATCTCCCTCAGTTTATTATTTGTTCCGTTAGCTTATTGGTGTGGTTCGCGGGTAATTTTTGCCTTAGCCAGTATTGGCATTACCCTCAGTTTTATGATCGGTATTAATCCCTTTGCCTTGGGTACGAACGGCGGGGGTATTTTGGCCGCGATCGCCTTTACTATACCGCCCGCTTTATTATGGGGTTATCGCGATGATTTATGGAAATTTACCAGAATCTGGATCGCCAGGATGCCTGCTTTAAATGAATATTCTTTTCAGGCCATTTCACGAGCGATCGCCCTTTGCTTTTTCGCCATATTTTTATATTTCTTTTCCTTTCACGGAGTTTGGGATCGTTGGTTGTGGAGTGATCCTAGTGTCACAGAAATCGAAAAGTTTCGCCAATTTTTACCCGATGTATTCTTGTTGAGCGTCTTTGCCTTCATGGGATGGCTGCAAATTTTCAAACAGCCTCAAAATCTGAATCCATTTCAGACCCTTAACATTAACAATGGGATGATTCTCATATTGATGAGCGTCATCAATATCTTATTGATCGTCCACCTGAATATTACGCCGATTCTGCCAATTGCCACCATCGCCATTAACATTTTATTAGCCTGGTTCGCTATTGGGTTAATTCGGGATGCCTTAACCTTAGTCAAACGCACAACCTTTTGGTATGGCATGGTGCTGTTAGTCTTGCAAATTACCAGTCGGATGTTTGAATATGACACAGAATTGCTGTTAAAAGCCATCGTCTTTGTTATCTGTGGTGTGGCCATTATTGCGGCGGGTTTGTGGTTTGAACGTCAGCTTAAAGCCGCGAAAGCTAAAGCATCTTTACCTGAATCAATTTAG
- a CDS encoding GDYXXLXY domain-containing protein, with amino-acid sequence MISPKENHQNPESEPKEYQPIAEAKNSGKWWKFAVILVLQTGLILAVPAQAVYTHLTGTTVILETRPVDPYDPMRGYYQTLSYKISDTDTLKKLPGWEEITPQRNYAANYQSNSQTFYIVMEQPANPKSTLTPSPWQPIKISRDRPQDLAANQVAIQGEYINEWQILYGIETYYMPEDQGEKINNEIAQAQRQPQAFVVEIKVDRSGNSVPVSLWVRDRNYKF; translated from the coding sequence ATGATATCACCGAAAGAAAATCACCAAAATCCTGAATCAGAACCAAAAGAATATCAGCCAATTGCTGAGGCTAAAAATTCTGGAAAATGGTGGAAATTCGCCGTAATCCTGGTATTACAAACCGGATTAATTTTAGCGGTTCCCGCTCAAGCGGTTTATACTCATTTAACCGGAACCACAGTTATTTTGGAAACTAGACCCGTCGATCCTTACGATCCGATGCGGGGTTACTACCAAACTTTATCCTATAAAATTTCTGATACCGATACTTTGAAGAAGTTACCCGGTTGGGAAGAAATCACCCCGCAGAGAAATTATGCCGCCAATTATCAGTCAAACTCTCAGACTTTTTATATTGTGATGGAACAACCAGCAAATCCAAAAAGCACCCTCACGCCAAGTCCTTGGCAACCGATTAAAATTAGTCGCGATCGCCCCCAAGATTTGGCCGCGAATCAAGTGGCTATCCAGGGAGAATATATCAATGAATGGCAGATTCTCTATGGCATAGAAACTTATTATATGCCCGAAGACCAAGGAGAAAAAATTAATAATGAAATTGCTCAAGCTCAACGACAACCACAGGCTTTTGTAGTGGAAATTAAAGTGGATCGATCGGGGAATTCGGTGCCTGTCAGTTTGTGGGTGCGCGATCGCAACTATAAATTTTAA
- a CDS encoding response regulator — protein sequence MSSNENQSPTILAVDDSPVMQDLVKRALSSEYRVLVADNAVDALSIIYHDQIALLLLDVTMPGIDGLELCRTVRNIPQFQELPIIMLTARDGMFDKVQGRLAGATEYLTKPFQSEQLCQVVKTFLSIHANSEETVEQRSKIK from the coding sequence ATGTCGTCAAATGAGAATCAAAGCCCGACAATCTTAGCGGTAGATGATAGTCCAGTGATGCAAGACCTGGTAAAAAGGGCTTTATCCAGTGAATATCGGGTGCTGGTCGCCGATAACGCCGTGGACGCTTTATCAATTATTTACCACGATCAGATTGCACTATTATTGCTCGACGTAACCATGCCAGGAATTGACGGTCTTGAACTCTGTCGCACGGTGCGTAACATTCCACAGTTTCAAGAACTGCCGATTATTATGTTAACCGCCCGTGATGGAATGTTTGATAAAGTGCAGGGACGATTAGCCGGAGCCACGGAGTATTTAACCAAACCGTTTCAAAGTGAACAGTTGTGTCAAGTGGTGAAAACTTTTCTGAGTATTCATGCGAATTCTGAAGAGACAGTGGAGCAACGGTCAAAGATCAAATAA
- a CDS encoding DUF3153 domain-containing protein — MKETIMLGLNPMTDLSKKLRGSFRQSRSLVVMLMACSLMLLSGCVKYDLGINFASQTHGEIIQHIQIGERLSSFSSETARLWLESIKRRTRDLGGKTQKISDQEIVVKIPFNNGVELADKINQFMNPGGQPGSGAKKELDPDLPPISAAMTVTQNNWLFALRNRLIYDLDLRSLGVISTNGNLLISPGALLDLKFALQTPWGGEVITDAAVTPESELEAKISQNAPLIPEIIDQGKTFIWHLQPGQLNHIEVTFWVPSPIGIGAGMIALFIGISMYAKNLLSPPQGSTEERSTEDPNSGAIASKPEQDLSNPSIGRVS, encoded by the coding sequence TTGAAAGAAACAATCATGTTAGGGTTAAATCCGATGACAGACTTGAGTAAAAAACTGCGTGGATCATTCAGACAGTCCCGGAGTTTAGTCGTGATGCTTATGGCTTGTAGTTTAATGCTATTGAGTGGCTGTGTTAAATATGATTTAGGAATTAATTTTGCCAGTCAAACTCATGGGGAGATTATTCAACATATTCAAATTGGAGAACGGCTGAGTTCATTTAGCAGCGAAACCGCTAGATTATGGCTAGAGAGTATTAAGCGGCGTACTCGTGATTTAGGCGGAAAAACTCAGAAAATTTCTGACCAAGAAATTGTGGTAAAGATTCCGTTTAATAATGGGGTTGAATTAGCCGATAAAATTAATCAATTTATGAATCCCGGTGGTCAACCGGGTTCTGGAGCGAAAAAAGAATTAGACCCAGACCTGCCGCCAATTTCCGCAGCAATGACCGTGACCCAAAATAATTGGTTGTTTGCTTTGCGGAATCGCTTAATTTATGATTTGGATTTGCGATCGCTCGGTGTCATTTCTACCAATGGTAACCTGTTAATTAGCCCAGGGGCTTTGCTGGATTTAAAATTTGCGTTGCAAACTCCTTGGGGAGGTGAAGTTATTACCGATGCTGCCGTTACTCCAGAGAGTGAATTAGAAGCAAAAATAAGTCAAAATGCACCGCTAATTCCCGAAATTATAGACCAGGGAAAAACCTTTATTTGGCATTTACAACCAGGACAACTGAACCATATTGAGGTGACTTTCTGGGTGCCAAGTCCGATTGGTATTGGGGCGGGAATGATTGCTTTATTTATTGGCATCAGTATGTATGCGAAAAATCTGTTGTCACCCCCACAGGGGTCAACAGAGGAACGGTCAACAGAAGACCCCAACTCTGGTGCGATCGCTTCAAAACCAGAACAGGACTTAAGCAACCCCTCGATCGGTAGGGTGAGTTAG
- a CDS encoding Na/Pi cotransporter family protein codes for MTVTNTISLLELGKITVGLCGGLAFFLYGLEQMTEALKQVAGKSMKLMLAKLTSNHFNGLMVGAFVTAVIQSSTVTTVLVVGFVSAGLMTMPQSIGVIMGANIGSTITAQIIAFNITRSALVFFALGFGLQLISKRRYFRLYGVLLMGLGLMFYGMELMKIATTPLQTYPPFIEWMQQVQNPWLGITLAAVFTALVHSSAVTTSLVIVLASQGLLSLEAGIVLVFGANIGTCVTATLASLGKPSAAFQAAMAHVLFNTLGVILWIGFIDQLADVIRWITPVSSSLEGMGKLAVETPRQIANAHTFFNVANAFIFIWFVPLFARFLQWLVPDRSLEKAQWQPKYLDDLLLTTPALALDRVRLELAELGKITLQMVRSSLQTVEQGNNDQVTALRTMDDDVDRLHEAIVAYLSQLSLQRLVPPQSQLISMYLDIAGYIENIGDTIETNMVELGYQRLRHEIKLSDSTQQVLKSLHEEVCLAVEQAIASVVSGDQKLAAEVVAMKPHINQLADQAHHHLAMRLKANQSNGLVAFRVESDFIEYLKRLFYFAKRIAKLMAEMNVEINGNGQTHYDLKLDF; via the coding sequence ATGACAGTCACAAACACAATTAGTCTTTTAGAACTCGGTAAAATTACCGTGGGTCTTTGTGGAGGTCTGGCCTTTTTTCTCTATGGACTGGAACAAATGACCGAGGCATTAAAACAAGTTGCCGGTAAATCCATGAAGCTTATGCTGGCTAAACTGACCTCGAATCATTTTAATGGCTTGATGGTGGGAGCATTTGTCACCGCTGTGATCCAGTCCTCAACGGTGACAACGGTTTTGGTAGTGGGTTTTGTCTCTGCTGGTTTGATGACGATGCCCCAATCCATTGGGGTGATTATGGGGGCGAATATTGGCTCCACGATTACCGCTCAAATTATTGCTTTCAATATTACTCGTTCCGCCTTAGTGTTTTTTGCCCTGGGTTTTGGTTTGCAACTGATTTCTAAACGACGATACTTTCGCCTGTATGGTGTTTTGTTAATGGGCTTAGGTCTGATGTTTTATGGGATGGAGTTAATGAAGATCGCCACAACTCCACTTCAGACTTATCCCCCGTTTATTGAATGGATGCAGCAAGTGCAAAATCCTTGGTTGGGCATAACTTTGGCGGCGGTTTTTACGGCGTTAGTGCATAGTTCGGCGGTGACAACTAGCTTGGTGATTGTGCTGGCTAGTCAAGGTTTATTGAGTCTGGAAGCCGGAATTGTTTTAGTGTTTGGCGCAAATATTGGCACTTGTGTCACGGCAACTTTGGCATCATTGGGCAAACCTTCAGCGGCTTTTCAGGCAGCGATGGCCCATGTGTTGTTTAATACTTTGGGTGTGATTCTCTGGATTGGGTTTATCGACCAACTAGCTGATGTAATTCGCTGGATCACTCCGGTTTCATCATCCTTGGAAGGTATGGGTAAACTGGCGGTAGAAACGCCCCGACAAATTGCTAATGCCCATACTTTTTTTAATGTGGCAAATGCATTTATTTTTATTTGGTTTGTCCCGCTTTTCGCTAGGTTTTTACAATGGTTAGTCCCCGATCGCTCTCTGGAGAAAGCACAATGGCAACCAAAATATCTGGATGACCTTTTGCTGACTACCCCAGCTTTGGCCTTAGATCGGGTGCGTTTGGAGTTAGCTGAACTGGGAAAAATTACCCTTCAGATGGTGCGGAGTTCCCTGCAAACCGTTGAGCAAGGAAACAACGATCAGGTGACAGCCCTGAGAACGATGGATGATGATGTGGATCGACTCCATGAGGCGATCGTTGCTTATTTAAGTCAGCTAAGTTTACAAAGGTTAGTCCCGCCCCAATCTCAGTTAATCTCAATGTATTTGGATATTGCCGGTTATATTGAAAATATTGGCGATACCATTGAGACAAATATGGTGGAACTGGGTTATCAGCGGCTGCGCCATGAGATTAAATTAAGTGATTCGACGCAACAGGTTTTAAAGTCACTGCATGAGGAGGTTTGTTTAGCGGTGGAACAGGCGATCGCCTCTGTGGTTTCTGGCGATCAAAAATTAGCCGCCGAAGTTGTGGCTATGAAGCCGCATATTAATCAGTTAGCTGACCAAGCTCATCATCATCTAGCGATGCGTTTAAAAGCTAACCAATCTAATGGCTTAGTAGCATTTCGCGTCGAATCCGATTTTATTGAATATTTGAAGCGATTATTTTATTTTGCCAAGCGAATCGCTAAACTGATGGCGGAAATGAATGTAGAAATTAATGGTAATGGTCAAACCCATTATGATTTAAAGCTTGATTTTTAA
- a CDS encoding ROK family protein yields MTKKKQHIRTLAVDIGGSGIKTIVLDEAGEPLTERNRVPTPNPAQPEPVIQAIASLASEQGEFDRVSVGFPGVVRHGVIYTAVNLHPDWVKFNLATVLSERLGKPVRVCNDADIQGLGAIAGVGVELVITLGTGFGTALFVDGKLVPNLEGGHHPFRKGETYEQQLSRTALDEIGKKRWNKRLEKALESWQNMFNCDRIYIGGGEAKKIAIDLPENVTIIPNIHGLLGGIALWKD; encoded by the coding sequence ATGACGAAAAAAAAGCAGCATATTAGAACATTAGCAGTTGATATTGGCGGCAGTGGGATTAAAACCATTGTATTAGATGAAGCGGGAGAACCTTTGACGGAACGCAACCGGGTGCCGACTCCCAATCCCGCACAACCAGAACCAGTGATTCAAGCGATCGCCTCTTTAGCCAGTGAACAAGGAGAATTTGACCGAGTATCGGTGGGTTTTCCCGGAGTGGTGCGGCATGGAGTGATTTACACCGCAGTGAATTTACACCCCGATTGGGTGAAGTTTAATTTAGCAACTGTCCTATCTGAACGGTTAGGAAAACCCGTGCGAGTTTGTAATGATGCGGATATACAAGGGTTAGGCGCGATCGCTGGTGTGGGAGTAGAATTAGTGATTACTCTCGGCACTGGATTTGGTACAGCTTTGTTTGTGGATGGTAAATTAGTCCCGAATTTGGAAGGGGGACATCATCCATTTAGAAAAGGCGAAACCTACGAACAACAATTAAGCCGAACTGCCTTAGACGAAATTGGCAAAAAACGCTGGAATAAACGATTAGAAAAAGCCCTAGAATCTTGGCAAAATATGTTTAACTGCGATCGCATCTATATCGGTGGGGGCGAAGCCAAAAAAATTGCGATCGACTTACCAGAAAATGTCACAATTATCCCCAATATTCACGGCTTATTGGGTGGCATTGCCCTGTGGAAAGATTAA
- a CDS encoding dihydrolipoamide acetyltransferase family protein, which translates to MIHEVFMPALSSTMTEGKIVSWEKAPGDKVEKGETVLIVESDKADMDVESFYSGYLATIIVPAGGTAPVGEAIAFLAETEAEIEVAKQKAKNLSQPAASTSAAPASAPAPKAAATSTPAVPATVDNGRTVASPRAKKLAKELKVNLDTLKGSGPHGRIVAEDVEAAAGLQPAAAVATPVVAPVAPVAPVAPVAPSPVPTVTRTVTPVVTPAPSAPGQVVPLNTLQKAVVANMNASLEMPVFRVGYTITTDNLDRLYKQLKPKGVTMTALLAKAVANTLQKHPIMNASYRDGAIAYSSAINIAVGVAMPDGGLITPVLQNADQLDIYSLSRVWQDLVERARAKKLQPPEYNSGTFTISNLGMFGVDRFDAVLSPGQGAIMAIGASRPQVVATDDGMFGVKRQMQVNVTCDHRVIYGAHAAAFLQDLAQLIETKPESLTM; encoded by the coding sequence ATGATTCACGAAGTTTTCATGCCCGCCCTGAGCTCCACAATGACCGAAGGTAAAATTGTTTCCTGGGAAAAAGCCCCAGGGGACAAGGTGGAAAAAGGGGAAACCGTTTTAATTGTCGAGTCGGATAAGGCTGATATGGACGTAGAGTCCTTTTATTCCGGGTACTTGGCAACGATTATTGTCCCTGCCGGTGGTACAGCCCCAGTAGGAGAGGCGATCGCCTTTCTCGCGGAAACGGAAGCGGAAATCGAAGTAGCAAAACAGAAGGCGAAAAATCTGTCGCAACCCGCTGCCAGCACCAGTGCTGCACCAGCCAGCGCCCCAGCGCCCAAAGCAGCCGCAACGAGTACACCTGCCGTACCTGCCACTGTGGACAATGGTCGCACCGTTGCCTCCCCCCGTGCGAAAAAGTTGGCCAAAGAACTCAAAGTTAATTTAGACACCTTAAAGGGTAGTGGCCCGCATGGTCGGATTGTGGCGGAAGATGTGGAAGCAGCCGCCGGGTTGCAACCAGCCGCTGCCGTGGCGACTCCGGTTGTTGCTCCCGTTGCTCCCGTTGCCCCCGTTGCTCCCGTCGCCCCGTCACCAGTCCCCACCGTGACTCGAACCGTGACCCCCGTGGTGACTCCAGCCCCGTCAGCCCCCGGTCAAGTGGTGCCGTTAAATACCCTGCAAAAAGCAGTGGTGGCGAATATGAACGCCAGCCTGGAGATGCCGGTGTTCCGCGTTGGCTATACGATTACTACGGATAATCTGGATCGACTCTATAAGCAACTGAAGCCCAAGGGCGTGACCATGACTGCTTTGTTGGCTAAGGCGGTGGCGAATACGTTGCAGAAACATCCGATTATGAATGCCAGTTATCGGGATGGGGCGATCGCCTATAGTAGTGCGATTAACATTGCAGTCGGTGTGGCGATGCCTGATGGCGGTTTAATTACCCCAGTGCTGCAAAATGCTGACCAGTTGGATATTTATTCTCTGTCGCGAGTTTGGCAGGATTTGGTGGAACGGGCTAGAGCTAAGAAACTGCAACCCCCAGAATACAACAGCGGCACTTTCACCATCTCTAATTTAGGGATGTTTGGGGTAGACCGTTTTGATGCGGTGTTGTCACCCGGTCAAGGGGCGATTATGGCGATCGGTGCTTCCCGTCCGCAAGTAGTAGCCACTGACGATGGAATGTTCGGGGTGAAGCGTCAGATGCAGGTGAATGTTACTTGCGATCATCGGGTGATTTATGGCGCTCATGCCGCTGCTTTCTTGCAAGATTTGGCGCAATTAATTGAGACTAAGCCTGAGTCTTTGACGATGTAA
- a CDS encoding YlqD family protein, with amino-acid sequence MDLSNSQLFLKRNVIVKAVVTPRWKEEVQQQLQAQINQLDTQLQQIEIQANRAMSDLQRQSASVGGAQIQQQMESIQSQVNNQQRKLLDQKNQILQNLQQVQTLELETEVTQTQVESFFTVELGENLIKKMQVEILLRDGIVEEIRGDL; translated from the coding sequence ATGGATTTATCGAATTCACAACTCTTCCTGAAGCGCAATGTAATCGTGAAAGCCGTTGTGACGCCACGATGGAAAGAAGAAGTCCAACAACAATTACAAGCGCAAATTAACCAACTGGATACTCAGTTACAGCAGATCGAAATCCAGGCGAACCGAGCGATGAGTGATTTGCAAAGACAGAGTGCTAGTGTCGGTGGCGCACAAATCCAGCAACAGATGGAAAGTATTCAATCTCAGGTTAACAATCAGCAACGTAAGCTGCTGGATCAGAAAAATCAAATTTTGCAAAACTTGCAACAAGTGCAGACCTTGGAACTGGAAACAGAAGTCACCCAAACTCAGGTTGAAAGCTTTTTTACCGTTGAACTGGGTGAGAATCTGATTAAAAAAATGCAAGTGGAAATTTTATTACGGGATGGGATCGTGGAAGAAATTCGCGGGGATCTATAA